In the genome of Calothrix sp. PCC 6303, the window GTATTTCAAGACATGAATTTAGTTAAATCAAATTCCTCTTCTGACATTTCCTCACCTTGATGACTACGTTCATAACTCAACATCAAAACAATTCTTTCAGTATAATCAACCGCACCTCGTAACTCATTTTGCAAAATATCTAAACCACCATTCGCATATTCCTCAAATATGTGATTTCTTAACAATTCCTTATTCTCTTCATGTACCGATAAAATTTTGATATCTTGGGTTTTTGTCACACTTAATAGCTTAATTACCCAATCATATCCCCTAGAAATAAAAACCTCTACTCCAATTGGTCCTGGTTCTCTTTTAGAAATTTCTCCTAGGGGGACTCGTTTTTTATATTTTGCACCCAAGGAAGCTGCAAATACAATGACATCAGCGAAGGTTTGAAAGGGTCCAGTTTGCCCATCACCTGATGTTAATGATTTCACTAATTCTGCTTTATCTTTTGCAACCCGAATTCTGCCTATTTCCAGCATACTTTTGGTAGATATTGATTAATAATAAATTAAGATAATTGGGCTGAAATGGTTCGTGACGCTACAAATATTCTAACTGCGTACAAAAATTATTAAAGCGTCACACACCCTACAATAAAAAATGTGCCAGTTGCGTAAGTCCTAGTCTCATCTCTAAAAATCATTTTCCCTCACTTCCATAATTTCAGTATATTCAAACTCGCTAGGACTTTGTTTAACTAAAGGATATCTTTCTCCTTTGATTTCTATATAATCTTGTTCACAATTAGGTTTAGATGAGTAATAGGTGAGTACATATTCTCTTCCAACTCGCTGCTTCATCTCTGCTTCTACTTTTCCTCTCCATTGAGTTTTTGTAACCAAGACAATTAACTGATTTGCCATTCGGGGAATTATTTTCGCAATTTGCCGACGGTTAATTTCATCTAAACTACCGAAGGGTGAATCCATGACGATGGGAAATGTGCTGCTTTCGGGAAGCATTAACATTTTTTGCTTTTCACTCCATTCGCGGACTCGATCGATAATACTACTAATAAATGAAAGGCTGAGAATCTGGTTTTGACCTGTGGAAGCTGCTACTGGTAATTCAATTCCGGAGGTGTTTTCAATTAGTGTTAGTTCGTATTTATCGTTGATTTTGGGAATATAGGGTGTAACTGATATTTCACTAAATATTTCTTGAACTTTTTTCTCCAATTGGATACGAAATTGCTGTTCTTGACGAGATTTGACTTCAGCTAATCTTTCAATCGCATCTTGAGTTGCGGAAATCCGACGCTGTGCTAAGGTTTGACGATCTTCATTTAATTTCTGTCGAGATATTTGCTTATTTAGATTTTCTAATTCTGTTTGATAGGTTTCATTTCTCTGCTGATTTCTACCTTGTTCTAGTGTTAAATCAGTGATTTTTGCTTCAATATCCTCCAAGCGTTTCTGAAGATTACGAATTTCTTCACTGGGATCTTTTCTGAGGATGTCTTGAATATTATCTAATTCTGTTTCTATTTGAGAGATTGTTTCTCGGAATTTACCAATTTCTACTTGTTCTTTGTCTAATTCTTCCCAAAATATTACAGACTGTTTATCGATTTCATCAACTTGAGAACCCATGCGGATAGTGGTTGCTTCGACTATTGATGAACCTGCTTGATTGAGTAATTTACTCACATTTTGATGTCCATGGGTTCCGGAGGTTAAATCTGCACCACAGATGCATTTTTGTGAGTTGAGTAAATCTTGGACAAATTCACGGGAGATTCCTGCTTTTAGTTCTCCATTTTGTTTGAGGTTGTCGATTATATACCGAAAATTGGCTGTGGTTTCTCCCAAAAGTACTGTGTAACCCCTGGTGGAAATTATGCGTTTGATGTTTTCTCGACTTTTCCTCAGTTGTTCTTGATAAACTTGCTTTTGATTTTCTAAGCTTTGTCTCTTTTCTTGGAGATTTTTTGCTGAATCTAATTCTCGTAAATGACTACTGGCTGTTTTCTTTAAGGTTTGTTGATTTTCAATTTCCTGAAGTATTTCATTTTGTCTATTTTTAATCGTTTCTAATTCTAAGTCGATTTTATTCTGCTGTTTCAGTAGTTGTTTAATTCCCGAATCACCAATTGCCTTCAAATCATTTTCTAAGGTTTTCTTTGCTTCTGCTAAATGCTTGATAGAACGGTTAATTACTTCTACACCCAATAGCATCTTTGTTGCTTCGGCAATTTCAGCTTTTTTATCGCTACGAACGATTTGTTCAATCCGTTCGCCATCAAAAAAGAAATACTGGTGTAAACTACTTGGTAGTATCTGATTAATGATGACTTCTGGTTGCTGAGATGGGATTAACCAGCGTCCATCATCACCTGCAAACTGCATGTATAACTCGGTTTTACCTGCATCAATGTCATTTTCTGCTTTATATACTCGACATTGACGTTTGACAAGATAACGTTTGTTGTCGTGTTCCCATGCTAACTCTACCCAACATTGTACAGGTTCGTTGTTTTGCGCTTGTGCGATCGCACGTTTGTTTACAAGCTGTTCTGTCGATGCAAATGCCGCGCTAAACCTCTCATACAGTACCCATGTAAAAGCATTCAGTAAGCTGGTTTTCCCTGCACCGTTATTACCATGTATTACCGTTGTGTTGGTGATATCACTATCTGCCAACATAATTTCTGGTGTGATACCATAAAACGAGCGAAAATTACAAAGCTTGATGGAAATTAGCTTCATTTGATAGCTTCTTTAATAATTATTAAAATATCTTCATTAATGTGACTTAAGCTTTTTTTATCAAGACGACTTTTTTCTAAATGCCATACTCGCTCAATTATTTGCTTTACTTCTGGTGGAGCATTTCTAATGGGTTCTTGAACATCGTTGAGATTCTTTTCTGTTTCCATGGTTCCAAAGTGTTTTTAAATTGTAATTCTTCTGTGATATTTATTCTATCCGTGAATATTTTGTAGCTAAATTAACTATCTTGTGAGCATTGAGCTAATTTGAAAAGTCCAAGGTTTATACCGATTAAAAAAATTATTGCAACACGGAGATAATCTGGAGGGATTTAGCACTCATAAACTCCTAATAACCGATTTTTTACATTCTTTCTTCAAATTATTATATTCAGCAGGGTAAGAGGTTAAAGCTTAGGCAATTGTAATTAAAAAGTGGACTTTGAAATTGCTGCTTTGGGATGATGTAAAATCCTAGTAGATTATATAAGTTCTCTAGATATTAATTTAAACTGAAATCATCTCTGAATATATGCAGTTTACTTAAAGACTCTTAAAGATTTATCAAAGTCATGAAAAATCTAATATAAACTAATACGGTTCAGATAGAACTAAAAATCTTATATAAACCTCCTCTATTTTGAGAACCATAGTTTATGACTCCAGATTGTGAGTAGGCGTAGCCAGCCCTACGGGCTTATACTAGTCTGCGACAAGCCGCTATGTCGTAAGATGACATGCTATGCTACGCGTCTACCTTACCTCGGAATGACAAAACTCCACTTTTCATAATGGATGAGGTTTAGATTTAGCAATGCTATGTCTCTACAGCAAAAAAATATTATGATTAGAATCTTAACTGAGCCGTATTTACTATAAAGCAGAATTTAAATATCCATTAAATCGTATTGTTTTTGTAACTTCAATAATTGCATCCTTGCTTCTCCAGCATTATCAGCTAAGTCAGCAAATTCCACAAATCTTTTCAACTCTTTTTTCAATAAATTACGTTCGACTTCTAAGGTTTTTCGGTCTAAATCTGGAGGAACAACAATCATATCAAAAATAGTTGCTCGTTCTTTGCTAGGATGTGGACGTAAAACCCTACCTCGACGCTGAATAAATTGACGTGGATTTCCGGAACTTGATAGAATTACTGCTGTTTGAATTGCCGGAATATCGACACCTTCATCTAAACAACGAATTGCCACTAAACCTTGTAATTCTCCACTTTCAAATTGACGACGTAAGGTTTCTCTTTCTAATAATGATGTCTGTGCAGTGTATGTGCTGACGCGATAATTAAGTTCATTTCCGAGAATCTTCGCAACTGCTTTTAATTGTTGTAAATTACTCTGTTCAGATTCTAAGGAAGCATCACTACAATAAAATAAGGTATGACTTGTTTCTCGACGATTTTTCATTAGTTGACGCAAAGCAGATAATTTATTTTCCGCAGCACCAATTAATCTGGCTCTTTGCATTAATAATGGAGTTAAATCTTCGGTTTCGGTGAATTTATCTAAGGTACTATTTTCTTGCTGTCGGTATTGTAATGCTTTGCCGATTTTAGAAGTAATTCTTGAATAGGCAAGACTTTCAGACTCTGTTAATTGGACAAAAAGAGGATAGTATAAATAATGTACTA includes:
- a CDS encoding DNA phosphorothioation-associated protein 4, which codes for MLEIGRIRVAKDKAELVKSLTSGDGQTGPFQTFADVIVFAASLGAKYKKRVPLGEISKREPGPIGVEVFISRGYDWVIKLLSVTKTQDIKILSVHEENKELLRNHIFEEYANGGLDILQNELRGAVDYTERIVLMLSYERSHQGEEMSEEEFDLTKFMS
- a CDS encoding AAA family ATPase, producing the protein MKLISIKLCNFRSFYGITPEIMLADSDITNTTVIHGNNGAGKTSLLNAFTWVLYERFSAAFASTEQLVNKRAIAQAQNNEPVQCWVELAWEHDNKRYLVKRQCRVYKAENDIDAGKTELYMQFAGDDGRWLIPSQQPEVIINQILPSSLHQYFFFDGERIEQIVRSDKKAEIAEATKMLLGVEVINRSIKHLAEAKKTLENDLKAIGDSGIKQLLKQQNKIDLELETIKNRQNEILQEIENQQTLKKTASSHLRELDSAKNLQEKRQSLENQKQVYQEQLRKSRENIKRIISTRGYTVLLGETTANFRYIIDNLKQNGELKAGISREFVQDLLNSQKCICGADLTSGTHGHQNVSKLLNQAGSSIVEATTIRMGSQVDEIDKQSVIFWEELDKEQVEIGKFRETISQIETELDNIQDILRKDPSEEIRNLQKRLEDIEAKITDLTLEQGRNQQRNETYQTELENLNKQISRQKLNEDRQTLAQRRISATQDAIERLAEVKSRQEQQFRIQLEKKVQEIFSEISVTPYIPKINDKYELTLIENTSGIELPVAASTGQNQILSLSFISSIIDRVREWSEKQKMLMLPESSTFPIVMDSPFGSLDEINRRQIAKIIPRMANQLIVLVTKTQWRGKVEAEMKQRVGREYVLTYYSSKPNCEQDYIEIKGERYPLVKQSPSEFEYTEIMEVRENDF
- a CDS encoding DNA phosphorothioation system restriction enzyme, whose translation is MYVVKNQGQHQDNQAPIFQLSTQLSIVKEAKGNYRTQASPGIPQIPLNLHLRNYQQQAITNWFANNGRGTLKMATGSGKTITALAITCELYRQINLQVLIVVCPYRHLVNQWERECQKFNLQPVLAFENVRSWQNQLVTQLYNINSGSQAFLTVITTNSTLISPGFQSQLKYFPQRTLIIGDEAHNLGSPKLEESLPRLVGLRLALSATPERYFDEDGTQSIINYFGAVIQPEFTLKDAIKQGALVHYLYYPLFVQLTESESLAYSRITSKIGKALQYRQQENSTLDKFTETEDLTPLLMQRARLIGAAENKLSALRQLMKNRRETSHTLFYCSDASLESEQSNLQQLKAVAKILGNELNYRVSTYTAQTSLLERETLRRQFESGELQGLVAIRCLDEGVDIPAIQTAVILSSSGNPRQFIQRRGRVLRPHPSKERATIFDMIVVPPDLDRKTLEVERNLLKKELKRFVEFADLADNAGEARMQLLKLQKQYDLMDI